The window GAGATCGAAGAGATCGAGAATGATGGATCCGACCACAGGTTCGAGGTCCGTTTCTAGCCCGGTTTCAAGTATCTCAGTCTCATCTGGATGCGGGGGTGATTGCTGGAAGGAGTCTCACGGAATCTTTTCCCCGTCCCTGCCTCCGGTCTCTTCCTTCCCGGTGAAATCGAAATTTTCTCTTGCTCCGTACAATCCGCCAGACCGGATAAGGGAGGGGATCGTTCTTGCTATGATGACAATATTGAGAAAGAATGACCGGTTCTCGATATACGACAGGTCGAGTTCGATACGTTGAGGCCAGGTCAGGGAATTTCGACCATTGATCTGCGCCCAACCGGTAAGACCGGGAAGAACGCTGAGACGTTTCATCTGCCGCCTTGAATATTCCTCGACGTGCATCGGCATTCCCGGCCTCGGCCCGACCAGGCTCATGTCGCCGATAAAGATGTTTATAAGCTGGGGCAACTCGTCAAGACTTGTCTTTCTAAGAAAACGTCCTGTCTTTGTGATCCGGAAGTCATCCTCGCCGTCGATGAACAATCCAGCCCCGGTCTTTTCAGCGCCATCGATCATTGTGCGGAATTTAAAGATATTGAAAGGTCTGCCGCCAATTCCAACCCTTGTCTGGATAAAAAAGATCGGGCCGGAGTCCTCGATATTTATCGCCGCGATGATCAAAAGCAGCAGCGGAGTCAGAACGATCAACGCGCATGCCGAAACGATCATATCAAAAAGCCGGATCGTCATCTCGTGGATCTTACTGATCTGATTTCTGTCGATGTGCGCGTCCAATAAAAGCAACCCCTTCCGTCAGGACTGATAACGCCGGAATATTTTATTGTTATTGCTTATACTGATAGTTTATTCGATAATCTTGCCGGATTCTTTAGCATAATATCGACTCGATTCGTTTATCGATTTGGAACTTTTTGTCGCCGGACAGGTTAAAGAGGCTTGTAAAAAGCTTCGGGTCATAAAGGAGGTATGGAAATGAATTTTAAAAAGAGGCTTGCGGGAAATGCGTCAATTATTCTTGCGGCATTGGTGGTATTTCTTGCCGCGATTACTGTGGAAGATTTTTTCAGCGGCGGAAGAGGACCTGATGGAGTCCTCGATCGAATTTCAACACAGGCTTACGCGTTGGGCAGCGAAGTGGAGTCCTT of the Candidatus Krumholzibacteriota bacterium genome contains:
- a CDS encoding sugar transferase; its protein translation is MTIRLFDMIVSACALIVLTPLLLLIIAAINIEDSGPIFFIQTRVGIGGRPFNIFKFRTMIDGAEKTGAGLFIDGEDDFRITKTGRFLRKTSLDELPQLINIFIGDMSLVGPRPGMPMHVEEYSRRQMKRLSVLPGLTGWAQINGRNSLTWPQRIELDLSYIENRSFFLNIVIIARTIPSLIRSGGLYGARENFDFTGKEETGGRDGEKIP